From a single Lytechinus variegatus isolate NC3 chromosome 9, Lvar_3.0, whole genome shotgun sequence genomic region:
- the LOC121422161 gene encoding testis-expressed protein 52-like: MASEVSTYPLFNYFDNSPELLLQEREYIYADKSPHETSFKLRPIQAKCSRLPPRSLSNIEINHKLRTSVEQSCTPEPSDAFRMWVESGRRAPPFPPRWDDQYNSNVWRNFSHGEGYKISTPGRRVKETIAAMYPLPVPSHSEMGDHTFTKFLSEVPVIRDPKKRHLAITHSMRELQDFQRLKLRSQMRVPPMDTEGNIVPPEGFVRHERRFRGEPHSTVTTKFREMNEIDRESQRSKLGTHMTSPNRLWKVSFKDNHPDFERVMKETAEKKSLSKQKKDRKFAAPLEIYFK, encoded by the coding sequence ATGGCAAGTGAAGTATCAACATATCCTTTGTTTAATTATTTCGACAACTCTCCTGAACTTTTGCTTCAAGAGCGGGAGTACATCTATGCCGACAAATCACCGCACGAGACCTCCTTCAAACTGAGACCGATCCAAGCAAAATGCTCCAGACTCCCACCCCGGTCTTTGTCAAATATCGAAATCAACCACAAGCTTCGGACCAGTGTGGAACAATCATGCACACCCGAGCCGTCTGATGCGTTCCGGATGTGGGTAGAAAGTGGGAGGCGTGCGCCACCGTTCCCCCCGCGATGGGATGACCAGTATAACAGTAACGTCTGGAGGAACTTCAGTCATGGCGAAGGCTACAAGATATCCACTCCTGGTAGGCGAGTTAAAGAAACGATAGCGGCGATGTACCCCCTACCCGTCCCCTCACACTCTGAAATGGGCGATCACACGTTTACAAAGTTCCTTAGTGAAGTGCCTGTCATCCGCGACCCAAAGAAACGCCATCTGGCGATCACCCACTCAATGAGGGAACTGCAGGACTTTCAGCGCCTCAAGCTTCGCAGCCAGATGAGAGTCCCACCCATGGACACAGAAGGGAACATCGTCCCGCCCGAAGGGTTCGTTCGTCATGAGCGCCGGTTCAGGGGGGAACCGCATTCAACCGTGACAACAAAGTTCAGGGAGATGAATGAAATCGATCGGGAGAGCCAACGTAGTAAACTCGGAACTCACATGACTAGTCCTAACAGACTCTGGAAGGTATCCTTCAAAGACAACCATCCAGATTTCGAGAGGGTTATGAAAGAAACAGCAGAGAAAAAATCCCTCTCAAAGCAGAAAAAGGATAGGAAATTTGCTGCCCCACTCGAAATATATTTCAAGTGA
- the LOC121422162 gene encoding myb-like protein X — translation MSGFKAKHQALQILQRLASGEKLPGKERNPTFSPRKPGIRNSDDILKEKYNELAELVALQRLEKQAVSSLQKMYVSPPKGERRSRRRRRDGETRTKRKEDNERKESKKQRPMSASSTSSYSSSASFTSRASSMSNSSRSSSMSNSSRSSSMSSRSNVSRSSASSNTSRASTMSNSSRSSTRSKSSSTPKPVERHFVTIVEEEEEEEVVNQDDIKERQVVQFDKDLAQENKEEAERKKEASKRRRQVSFVLETQEKSSDDDDDMDDEEENVPDEDERYVPGEESSSSSRSQDYDRSRDNAGDPTPRYIEIEDSILREILSPRSPRRGFKLSQKSEDRDRSKSPQRKARSPSPKRAWEVPNTLPLPPRPVKDIKPCDHKLSNTDNPEIKKWLRHKNALIRRERKAELQKEREKQRAAEASSQKRVERLVESEEFYDTWVKQKKKDLRRKHRDERRLAKEERRRQEEERARREKLFQEKITMSVSSFGERVPTPRKEKQIRKQSGKSSGEDNSPKTKLNIRKAKDKGSEIDGQQRFPSSNPFKGVTYDEWMKQKMKQDEINKKKERQKKKIDPDLEDIIPQVAKERIERAKSGKGRRVSSALGKKDERPECDRAATEKTDAPKPYRWSNDSTSTSDKHSKQSSAHGKGGLHRPSTAKNHLRNAPNQERVPSTNPGKVHGPRVFSPSFARPEPQGSESNDDHSEHNGNKGKPILHRNTAGKNDKVGNQNEEGLVWEKALVKANPAQPVADPEDLSIFLTEFDG, via the coding sequence ATGTCAGGCTTCAAGGCCAAGCACCAAGCACTGCAGATTCTGCAGCGTCTTGCTTCTGGTGAAAAGCTTCCAGGCAAGGAGAGAAACCCAACTTTCTCACCTCGGAAACCTGGCATCAGGAACTCGGATGATATCCTCAAGGAAAAGTACAATGAACTTGCCGAGCTGGTGGCCCTGCAGCGCCTTGAAAAGCAGGCAGTGTCATCTTTGCAGAAGATGTATGTCAGTCCACCGAAAGGGGAGAGGAGATCTCGGAGGAGAAGAAGGGATGGAGAAACAAGGACGAAGAGGAAGGAGGATAACgaaaggaaagaatcaaagaagCAGAGGCCAATGTCTGCTTCATCCACATCATCCTATTCATCTTCTGCATCATTTACCTCAAGGGCATCCTCAATGTCAAATTCTTCGAGGTCATcctcaatgtcaaattcatcAAGGTCATCTTCAATGTCATCTAGGTCAAATGTATCAAGATCATCTGCTTCATCAAATACTTCAAGGGCATCCACAATGTCAAATTCCTCAAGGTCATCCACAAGGTCAAAGTCATCATCTACTCCAAAACCAGTTGAGAGGCACTTTGTCACCATTgtagaggaggaagaggaagaggaagttGTGAATCAAGATGACATCAAGGAAAGACAGGTTGTCCAGTTTGACAAAGACCTAGCTCAAGAGAACAAGGAGGAAGCCGAGCGCAAGAAGGAGGCCTCAAAACGTAGAAGGCAGGTTTCGTTTGTCCTGGAAACGCAGGAAAAgagcagtgatgatgatgacgatatgGATGATGAAGAAGAGAATGTTCCTGATGAGGATGAGAGATATGTCCCTGGAGAGGAGAGTTCATCTTCTTCTAGGTCGCAGGATTATGATAGAAGTCGTGATAATGCAGGTGATCCCACACCTCGTTACATTGAGATTGAGGATAGTATACTGAGGGAGATTCTCAGTCCAAGGTCTCCTCGTCGTGGTTTTAAGTTATCACAGAAGTCAGAGGACAGGGATAGATCGAAATCACCCCAGCGGAAAGCACGTAGTCCATCCCCGAAGAGGGCATGGGAAGTACCAAACACTTTACCGCTTCCCCCAAGACCTGTCAAAGACATAAAACCCTGTGATCATAAGTTGAGCAACACCGACAATCCTGAAATAAAGAAGTGGCTGCGTCACAAGAATGCTCTGATTCGACGGGAGAGGAAGGCAGAGTTgcagaaagagagggagaagcAAAGAGCTGCAGAGGCATCCAGTCAGAAACGGGTTGAAAGACTTGTGGAATCTGAGGAATTCTATGATACCTGGGTGAAGCAGAAGAAAAAAGACCTGAGGAGGAAGCACAGAGATGAACGCCGTCTTGCCAAAGAGGAAAGGAGGAGGCAAGAAGAAGAAAGGGCTAGAAGAGAAAAGCTATTCCAGGAAAAGATCACCATGTCTGTTTCTTCTTTTGGTGAGAGAGTCCCGACACCAAGAAAAGAGAAACAGATAAGGAAGCAGTCGGGGAAATCCAGTGGTGAAGACAATAGTCCCAAGACCAAATTGAATATTAGAAAAGCGAAAGACAAGGGTTCAGAAATTGATGGACAGCAGAGGTTTCCATCTTCGAATCCTTTCAAGGGAGTGACATATGATGAATGGATGAAGCAAAAGATGAAGCAAGATGAGATTaacaaaaagaaggaaagacaaaagaaaaagattgatCCTGACTTGGAGGACATCATCCCACAGGTTGCTAAAGAAAGGATTGAAAGAGCCAAGAGTGGGAAGGGGAGGAGGGTCAGCAGTGCTTTGGGAAAGAAGGATGAGAGACCGGAATGCGATCGTGCTGCAACCGAAAAGACGGATGCGCCAAAACCTTACAGGTGGTCCAACGATTCTACAAGCACCTCCGATAAACATTCCAAACAAAGCAGTGCACACGGCAAAGGGGGGCTTCACAGACCATCCACTGCTAAAAATCACCTCCGCAATGCACCCAACCAAGAGAGGGTACCATCGACCAATCCTGGCAAGGTTCATGGTCCTAGAGTCTTTTCGCCGTCTTTCGCCCGTCCAGAGCCGCAGGGTAGTGAGAGTAACGATGATCATTCGGAACATAATGGAAATAAGGGTAAGCCAATACTGCATAGAAACACGGCTGGTAAGAATGATAAGGTTGGCAATCAAAACGAAGAAGGGCTTGTCTGGGAAAAGGCTTTGGTGAAAGCAAACCCTGCACAGCCAGTTGCAGACCCTGAAGACTTGTCAATCTTTTTGACAGAATTCGATGGGTAG